The Anabas testudineus chromosome 14, fAnaTes1.2, whole genome shotgun sequence genome includes a region encoding these proteins:
- the LOC113171141 gene encoding olfactory receptor 146-like, which yields MGPAEPVLNATFVRPASFYLNGFSNIPYTKYYYVFLCFIYITTVVGNGFLMSVIYLVKTLHTPKYMIVFSLALTDLCGSTALIPKVLDTFLFDRRYIVYEACLSYMFFVWFFAFVQSWTLVTMSYDRFIAICLPLRYHNIVTKTAIATILLVVWVFSLSLLTAAVGLLDRLSFCGSLVIQSFFCDHGPVYYLACNDTSLNTTIARLIIIVIMIIPPVLIALTYVGIAIVLSRIASGVERLKALKTCTSHLILVAIFFLPLLGTNLAAVTSYIHPNARIINSTMTHTIPALLNPIIYSLKTEEVKGEASLRSFVRIGSKRYSDGLDELVPEINSEWSMGRK from the exons ATGGGCCCAGCTGAACCTGTACTGAATGCCACATTTGTTCGACCTGCATCTTTCTATCTTAATGGGTTTTCAAATATCCCTTATACTAAGTATTActatgtttttttgtgcttcaTCTATATCACAACTGTTGTTGGGAATGGTTTTCTAATGTCAGTGATTTACCTGGTCAAGACTCTTCATACTCCTAAATACATGATTGTTTTTAGCCTGGCTTTGACAGATTTGTGTGGGAGCACTGCTCTCATTCCCAAAGTCTTGGacacctttttgtttgacagGAGGTACATTGTCTATGAAGCTTGTTTGAGTTATATGTTCTTTGTTTGGTTCTTTGCATTTGTGCAGTCATGGACACTTGTTACCATGTCTTATGACAGGTTTATTGCCATTTGCCTCCCTTTGAGGTACCATAATATTGTAACTAAAACAGCCATTGCTACTATTTTGCTTGTTGTGTGGGTTTTTTCATTGAGTCTCTTAACAGCTGCTGTTGGGCTACTTGATCGCCTCTCCTTCTGTGGATCTTTGGTGATACAAAGTTTTTTCTGTGATCATGGACCAGTATATTATCTGGCCTGTAATGACACATCTTTAAATACCACAATTGCAAGACTTATCATTATTGTAATCATGATCATTCCCCCAGTACTGATTGCACTGACTTATGTTGGCATTGCCATAGTGCTGAGCAGGATTGCATCAGGAGTAGAACGACTCAAAGCATTGAAAACCTGTACTTCTCACTTGATTCTTGTGGCTATTTTCTTCCTACCACTCCTGGGCACCAACTTAGCTGCGGTGACCTCCTATATCCATCCTAATGCCAGGATCATCAACTCTACTATGACACACACCATACCAGCTCTGCTCAATCCAATTATTTACTctttaaagacagaagaag TCAAAGGTGAGGCATCTTTGAGGAGTTTTGTCAGAATAGGGTCTAAGAGATATAgtgatggtttagatgaattagTTCCggaaattaattcagaatggTCTATGGGGAGGAAATAG
- the LOC113171122 gene encoding olfactory receptor 1-like, with product MSLFNSALEKNITFVQPAYFIISGLNGIPNIRYYYVFLLFAYIISVLGNTIVMAVICLDRNLRTPKYVAVFNLAFVDLFGSSALVPKAIDIFLFNHPSIPYSECLTFLFFCYTCLSMQSFNLVALAYDRLVAIIFPLHYKVKVTHRFMFSLIVSFWVFVILGNFIAVGLITRLSFCESVVINSYFCDHGQIYRLACNDNTPSSIIGLMFPVVNFWLPLVFILLSYLCIGCTLAKVATIQQGLRAFKTCIGHLSLVAIYFIPLLMIFTLKEKIDPDVRIINLSLTSVIPPMLNPIIYVLQTQEIKESVKKLLKIRWKSKKTIRKKIIM from the coding sequence ATGTCATTATTCAACTCAGCTCTTGAGAAAAACATCACCTTTGTTCAGCCTGCGTATTTCATAATAAGTGGATTAAATGGTATTCCTAATATCAGGTATTACTATGTGTTTCTCTTGTTTGCCTATATAATTTCAGTGCTGGGAAACACCATTGTGATGGCAGTAATATGCTTGGATCGTAACCTGAGAACTCCCAAGTATGTAGCAGTTTTTAACTTAGCATTTGTGGATCTGTTTGGTAGCTCTGCATTAGTGCCCAAAGCCATCGACATCTTTCTGTTTAACCACCCCTCCATCCCCTACAGCGAGTgcttgacatttctttttttctgctacaCCTGTCTTTCAATGCAGTCATTTAATCTTGTTGCTCTTGCTTATGATAGACTTGTAGCCATCATCTTTCCACTGCACTATAAAGTAAAAGTTACCCACAGgtttatgttttctttgattgtcTCTTTCTGGGTTTTTGTTATCCTTGGTAATTTCATTGCAGTCGGTCTTATTACAAGACTTTCCTTCTGTGAATCTGTGGTTATTAATAGTTATTTCTGTGATCATGGTCAAATATACCGACTGGCCTGTAATGACAATACACCCAGCTCAATCATTGGTCTTATGTTCCCAGTAGTCAATTTTTGGCTTCCACTGGTTTTTATCCTGTTAAGTTACTTATGTATTGGCTGCACGTTGGCTAAAGTGGCCACAATTCAACAAGGACTCAGGGCCTTTAAAACCTGTATAGGTCATCTTTCATTAGTAGCAATCTATTTTATCCCACTGTTAATGATATTTACGTTAAAGGAAAAAATTGATCCGGATGTCAGAATCATAAACCtttctctgacctctgtcatTCCCCCCATGTTGAATCCAATTATTTATGTTCTGCAGacacaagaaataaaagaatctgTGAAGAAATTGTTAAAAATCAGATGGAAatccaaaaaaacaattagaaagaaaatcatAATGTGA
- the LOC113171116 gene encoding olfactory receptor 1-like yields the protein MSLFNSALGKNITFVHPAYFLISGLTGIPDIKYYYVFLFFVYVIAVLGNTIVMAVICLDHNLRTPKYVAVFNLAFVDLFGSSALVPKVIDIFLFNHTSIPYSECLTFLFFCYICLSMQSFNLVALAYDRLVAIIFPLHYHMKVTHRFMLYLIASFWAFVIIANLITVGLITRLSICESVVINSYFCDHGQIYRLACNDNFPNYVLSCLYPVLMFWLPLVFILLSYLYIGFTLAKVATIKEGLRAFKTCIGHLLLVAIYFIPLLITFTLMEKIHPNARIINLSLTSVIPPMLNPIIYVLQTQEIKESLKRLLKISGKSKVTIKKEIVM from the coding sequence ATGTCATTATTCAACTCAGCTCTTGGgaaaaacatcacttttgtTCATCCTGCATATTTCTTGATAAGTGGATTAACTGGTATTCCTGATATCAAGTATTACTacgtgtttctcttttttgtttacGTCATTGCAGTGCTGGGAAACACCATTGTGATGGCAGTAATATGCTTGGATCATAACCTGAGAACTCCAAAATATGTAGCAGTTTTTAACTTAGCATTTGTGGATCTGTTTGGTAGCTCTGCTTTGGTGCCCAAAGTTATCGATATCTTTCTGTTTAACCACACCTCCATCCCCTACAGCGAgtgtttgacatttctttttttctgctacaTCTGTCTTTCAATGCAGTCATTTAATCTGGTTGCACTTGCCTATGACAGACTTGTGGCCATCATCTTTCCACTGCACTATCACATGAAAGTTACCCACAGGTTCATGTTATATTTGATTGCCTCTTTCTGGGCCTTTGTTATCATTGCAAATCTAATTACAGTCGGTCTTATTACAAGGCTTTCCATCTGTGAATCTGTGGTTATTAATAGTTATTTCTGTGATCATGGTCAAATATACCGACTGGCCTGTAATGACAATTTTCCCAACTATGTTCTCAGCTGTTTGTACCcagttctaatgttttggcttcCACTTGTTTTTATCCTGTTGAGTTATCTTTATATTGGCTTCACATTGGCTAAAGTGGCCACAATTAAAGAAGGACTCAGGGCCTTTAAAACCTGCATAGGCCATCTCTTACTAGTAGCAATCTATTTCATTCCTCTCTTGATCACATTTACTTTGATGGAAAAAATACATCCAAATGCCAGAATTATTAATCTGTCTTTGACTTCTGTCATTCCTCCCATGTTGAATCCGATTATTTATGTTCTTCAGacacaagaaataaaagaatctTTAAAAAGGTTATTAAAAATCAGTGGAAAATCCAAAGTAACAATTAAAAAGGAAATCGTAATGTGA
- the LOC113171136 gene encoding olfactory receptor 1-like: MGQQNKASTILNATFVRPASFYLNGFSNIPHEKYYYVFLCFIYIMTVLGNSFLITLIYLVKTLHTPKYMIVFNLALTDLCGSTALIPKVLDTFLFDRRYIVYEACLSYMFFVWFFAFVQSWTLVTMAYDRIIAICFPLRYHNIITKSAVASILLFMWVFSLSLLAAAVGLIDRLSFCGSSVVQSFFCDHGPVYYLACNDTSLNDTMAYIVFVVIMIIPLVLIALTYVSIAISLSRIASGVERLKALKTCTSHLILVAIFFLPLVGTNIAAVISYIHPNARIFNSTLTHTIPALLNPIIYSLKTEEVLNSIRKLSKNHKKRLRNKTFCEKLPSL; the protein is encoded by the coding sequence atgggtcaacaaaacaaagcttctACCATATTGAATGCTACATTTGTTCGACCTGCATCTTTTTATCTTAATGGGTTTTCAAACATCCCTcatgaaaaatattattatgtcTTTTTGTGCTTCATCTATATCATGACAGTTCTTGGGAATAGTTTCCTAATCACATTGATTTACCTGGTCAAGACTCTTCATACTCCTAAATACATGATTGTGTTTAACCTGGCTTTGACAGATTTGTGTGGGAGCACTGCTCTCATCCCCAAAGTCTTggacacatttttgtttgacagGAGATACATTGTCTATGAAGCTTGTTTGAGTTATATGTTCTTTGTTTGGTTCTTTGCATTTGTGCAGTCATGGACACTTGTCACTATGGCTTATGACAGGATTATTGCAATTTGCTTTCCTTTGAGGTACCATAATATCATAACTAAATCAGCTGTTGCATCCATTCTTCTCTTTATGTGGGTTTTTTCATTGAGTCTCTTAGCAGCTGCTGTTGGGCTAATCGATCGCCTCTCCTTCTGTGGATCTTCAGTGGTACAAAGCTTTTTCTGTGATCATGGACCAGTATATTATCTGGCCTGTAATGACACATCTTTAAATGACACAATGGCATATATTGTTTTTGTGGTAATTATGATCATTCCACTAGTATTGATAGCACTGACATATGTTTCTATTGCCATATCACTGAGCAGGATTGCATCAGGAGTCGAACGACTCAAAGCATTGAAAACTTGTACTTCTCACTTGATTCTTGTGGCTATTTTCTTCCTACCACTTGTGGGCACTAACATAGCTGCAGTAATCTCCTACATCCATCCTAATGCCAGGATCTTTAACTCTACTTTAACACACACCATACCAGCTCTGCTCAATCCTATAATTTACTctttaaagacagaagaagtgcTGAACTCTATCAGAAAACTTTctaaaaaccataaaaaaaggctaaggaataaaacattttgtgaaaagCTTCCCTCCTTATGA
- the LOC113171125 gene encoding olfactory receptor 1-like, which produces MGTADRTSSTFNATFVRPAQFYISGFSNIPHIKYYYVFLCFVYIMTVLGNGLLLSVIYLVKTLHTPKYMVVFSLALTDLCGSTALIPKVLDTFLFDRRYIVYEACLSYMFFVYFFGGMQSLTLVIMAYDRFVAICFPLRYHRIVTKPAIAALLLFVWVLVLIVAACTIGLIDRLSFCGSLVIQSFFCDHGPIYRLACNDASLNYIMGIIVVVIATVIPLVLIALTYVCIAMSLSRIASGVERLKALKTCTSHLILVAIFFLPFLGTNIAALTSYIHPNARIINSTLSHTIPALLNPIIYSLKTEEVLNPIRKLFKNNSCINLAI; this is translated from the coding sequence ATGGGCACTGCAGACAGAACGTCTTCTACATTTAATGCCACATTTGTTCGCCCTGCACAGTTCTATATCAGTGGGTTTTCCAATATCCCTCATATCAAGTATTATTATGTATTCCTCTGCTTTGTTTATATCATGACTGTTCTCGGGAATGGACTTCTCCTCTCAGTGATTTACCTGGTCAAGACTCTTCATACTCCTAAATACATGGTTGTTTTCAGCCTGGCTTTGACAGATTTGTGTGGGAGCACTGCTCTCATCCCCAAAGTCTTGGACACCTTTTTATTTGACAGGAGATACATTGTCTATGAAGCTTGTTTAAGTTAtatgttctttgtttatttctttggaGGTATGCAGTCGTTGACACTTGTCATTATGGCTTATGACAGGTTTGTAGCTATTTGCTTCCCTTTGAGATACCATAGAATTGTGACTAAACCAGCTATAGCTGCcctactgctgtttgtttgggttttggtATTAATTGTAGCAGCCTGCACTATTGGGCTTATTGATCGCCTCTCCTTCTGTGGATCTCTGGTAATACAAAGCTTTTTCTGTGATCATGGACCAATATATCGTCTGGCTTGTAATGATGCATCTTTAAATTATATAATGggaattattgttgttgttatagcCACAGTTATTCCTCTAGTATTGATTGCGCTGACATATGTTTGCATTGCCATGTCACTGAGCAGGATTGCATCAGGAGTAGAACGACTCAAAGCACTGAAAACTTGTACTTCTCACTTGATTCTTGTGGCTATTTTCTTCCTACCATTCCTAGGCACCAACATTGCTGCACTGACCTCCTACATCCATCCTAATGCCAGGATCATCAACTCTACATTATCACACACCATACCAGCTCTGCTCAATCCTATTATATATTctttaaagacagaagaagtgcTGAACCCTATCAGAAAACTTTTCAAAAACAATAGCTGTATCAACCtagccatttaa
- the LOC113171126 gene encoding olfactory receptor 3-like, producing the protein MGQEERTYTISNTTFVRPATFYISGFSNIPYDKYYYVFLFFVYIMTVLGNGLLLSVIYLVKTLHTPKYMIVFSLALTDLCGSTALIPKVLDTFLFDRRYIVYEACLSYMFFVWFFASLQSWTLVTMSYDRFIAICFPLRYHRVVTKPAIAAMLLLTWVVSLSLFALAAGLLDRLSFCGSLVIQSFFCDHGPIYRLACNDTSLNYIIAYVGLITVIFCPLILILLTYVCIAIALSRIASGLDRLKALKTCTSHLILVALFFLPLVGINLAVMTSYIHPNARIFNSTLTHTVPALLNPIIYSLKTEEVLISIRKLFKNNRLCNQTSSKKLLSLCFLY; encoded by the coding sequence ATGGGCCAAGAAGAAAGAACTTATACGATAAGTAATACTACATTTGTTCGCCCTGCAACATTTTATATTAGTGGTTTTTCTAACATCCCTTATGATAAATATTActatgttttcctgttttttgtctATATCATGACTGTTCTTGGGAATGGTCTCCTTCTCTCAGTGATTTACCTGGTCAAGACTCTTCATACTCCTAAATACATGATTGTTTTCAGCCTGGCTTTGACAGATTTGTGTGGGAGCACTGCTCTCATCCCCAAAGTCTTGGacacctttttgtttgacagGAGATACATTGTCTATGAAGCTTGTTTAAGTTATATGTTCTTTGTATGGTTCTTTGCAAGCTTGCAGTCATGGACACTTGTCACTATGTCTTATGACAGATTTATAGCAATTTGCTTCCCCTTAAGGTACCATAGAGTTGTGACAAAACCAGCTATAGCTGCAATGCTGCTGTTGACATGGGTTGTTTCATTGAGTCTCTTTGCACTTGCTGCTGGGCTACTTGATCGCCTCTCCTTCTGTGGATCCTTAGTGATACAAAGCTTTTTCTGTGATCATGGACCAATATATCGTCTGGCCTGTAATGACACATCTTTGAATTACATAATTGCATATGTTGGCTTAATCACAGTCATCTTCTGTCCTCTTATATTAATACTATTGACATATGTTTGCATTGCCATAGCCCTGAGCAGGATTGCATCAGGACTGGACCGACTCAAAGCATTGAAAACTTGTACTTCTCACTTGATTCTTGTGGCTCTTTTCTTCCTACCACTTGTGGGCATCAACTTAGCTGTAATGACCTCCTACATCCATCCTAATGCCAGGATCTTCAACTCTACATTGACACACACTGTACCAGCTCTGCTCAATCCGATTATATACTctttaaagacagaagaagtgcTGATCTCTATCAGGAAACTTTTCAAAAATAACAGGCTTTGCAACCAAACATCATCGAAAAAGCTGTTATCATTATGCTTTCTGTattga
- the LOC113171133 gene encoding olfactory receptor 1M1-like: MRKQRVLIGSESKVAAMLNVTFVRPAMFYINGFSNIPHAKYYYIFLCFIYITTVVGNSFLITVIYLVKTLHTPKYMIVFSLALTDLCGSTALIPKVLDTFLFDRRYIVYEACLSYLFFVWSFALVQSWTLVTMSYDRFIAICLPLRYHNIITKSAVGAILFFVWVFSLSFLAIVVWQINRLSFCGSVVIQSFFCDHGPLYRLACNDTTINSILVNVAIAIIMIIPLIVIALTYVCIAIALSRIASGVERLKALKTCTSHLIVVAIFFLPLVGTNLAAVTSYIHPNARMFNSTMTHTIPSLLNPIIYSLKTEEMVKSIRKLKRRFYTEHCKNKRLRNISSSNKMPSF, from the exons ATGAG GAAACAGAGAGTTCTAATAGGCTCTGAAAGCAAAGTTGCTGCCATGTTGAATGTTACATTTGTTCGTCCTGCAATGTTCTATATTAATGGGTTTTCCAACATCCCTCATGCTAAGTATTACTATATTTTCTTGTGCTTCATATATATCACAACTGTTGTTGGGAATAGTTTTCTAATCACAGTGATTTACCTGGTCAAGACTCTTCATACTCCTAAATACATGATTGTTTTCAGCCTGGCTTTGACAGATTTGTGTGGGAGCACTGCTCTCATCCCCAAAGTCTTGGacacctttttgtttgacagGAGGTACATTGTCTATGAAGCTTGTTTAAgttatttgttctttgtttggtCTTTTGCATTGGTGCAGTCATGGACACTTGTTACTATGTCTTATGACAGATTTATAGCAATTTGCCTCCCTTTGAGGTACCATAATATCATAACTAAATCCGCTGTTGGTGCCATTCTGTTCTTTGTGTGGGTTTTTTCATTGAGTTTTTTAGCAATTGTTGTTTGGCAAATCAATCGCCTCTCCTTCTGTGGATCTGTGGTGATACAAAGCTTTTTCTGTGATCATGGACCACTATATCGCCTGGCCTGTAATGACACTACTATAAATAGCATACTTGTAAATGTTGCTATTGCTATAATCATGATTATTCCCCTAATAGTGATAGCATTGACATATGTTTGCATTGCCATAGCACTGAGCAGGATTGCATCAGGAGTAGAACGACTCAAAGCATTGAAGACTTGTACTTCTCACCTGATAGTTGTGGCTATTTTCTTCCTACCACTCGTGGGCACCAATTTAGCTGCAGTGACCTCCTACATCCATCCTAATGCCAGGATGTTTAACTCTACTATGACACACACCATACCGTCTCTGCTTAATCCAATTATATACTctttaaagacagaagaaatggTGAAGTCAATTAGGAAATTAAAACGGAGGTTTTACACagaacactgcaaaaacaaaaggcttAGGAACATATCCTCTTCCAACAAAATGCCCTCATTTTAA
- the LOC113171144 gene encoding olfactory receptor 1-like produces MSQENKASTILNATFVRPASFYLNGFSNIPHEKYYYVFLCFIYMMTVLGNSFLMSVIYLVKTLHTPKYMIVFNLALTDLCGSTALIPKVLDTFLFDRRYIVYEACLSYMFFVWIFAFVQSWTIVTMSYDRFIAICFPLRYHDIITKSAVASILLVVWVFSLSLLAAAAGLLDRLSFCGSLVIQSFFCDHGPLYRLACNDTSINYMIAILVITVIMIIPLVVIALTYVCIAIALSRIASGVERLKALKTCTSHLILVALFFLPLVGTNVAVIISYIHPNARIFNSTLTHTIPALLNPIIYSLKTEEVLNSIRKLNKNNRLRNITFCTKMSSL; encoded by the coding sequence ATGTCCCAAGAAAACAAAGCTTCCACCATATTGAATGCCACATTTGTTCGACCTGCATCTTTTTATCTTAATGGCTTTTCAAACATCCCTCATGAAAAATATTACTATGTTTTCTTGTGCTTCATTTATATGATGACAGTTCTTGGGAATAGTTTCCTAATGTCAGTGATTTACCTGGTCAAGACTCTTCATACTCCTAAATACATGATTGTGTTTAACCTGGCTTTGACAGATTTGTGTGGGAGCACTGCTCTCATCCCCAAAGTCTTGGacacctttttgtttgacagGAGATACATTGTCTATGAAGCTTGTTTAAGTTATATGTTCTTTGTTTGGATCTTTGCATTTGTGCAGTCTTGGACAATTGTCACCATGTCTTATGACAGGTTTATTGCAATTTGCTTCCCTTTGAGGTACCATGATATCATAACTAAATCAGCTGTTGCATCCATTCTGCTTGTTGTGTGGGTTTTTTCATTGAGTCTCttagcagctgctgctgggctACTTGATCGCCTCTCCTTCTGTGGATCTTTGGTGATACAAAGCTTTTTCTGTGACCATGGACCTTTATATCGTCTGGCCTGTAATGACACATCTATAAATTACATGATTGCAATACTTGTTATAACTGTAATCATGATCATTCCTTTAGTAGTGATTGCACTGACATATGTTTGCATTGCCATAGCCCTGAGCAGGATTGCATCAGGAGTAGAACGACTCAAAGCATTGAAAACTTGTACTTCTCACCTGATTCTTGTGGCTCTTTTCTTTCTACCACTTGTGGGCACCAACGTAGCTGTGATTATCTCCTACATCCATCCTAATGCCAGAATCTTCAACTCTACTTTAACACACACCATACCAGCTCTGCTCAATCCTATAATTTACTctttaaagacagaagaagtgcTGAACTCTATCAGAAAactcaataaaaacaacaggctGAGGAACATAACCTTTTGCACAAAGATGTCCTCATTATAA
- the LOC113171143 gene encoding olfactory receptor 146-like, with protein sequence MAQEIKAANILNATFVRPATFYLNGFSNIPHAKYYYVFLCFIYIMTVLGNSFLITLIYLVKTLHTPKYMIVFNLALTDLCGSTALIPKVLDTFLFDRRYIVYEACLSYMFFVWFFAFVQSWTLVTMSYDRIIAICLPLRYHNIITKSAVASILLFVWVFSLAFLAVVVGLLNRLSFCGSLVVESFFCDHGPLYHLACNDTTVNYIIAKLVIIIIMFLPLILIASTYVCIAIALSRIASGVERLKALKTCTSHLILVALFFLPLVGTNIAAMTSYIHPNARIFNSTMTHTIPALLNPIIYSLKTEEVLKSIRKLNKNNRLRKKTFCTKVSSL encoded by the coding sequence ATGGCTCAAGAAATCAAAGCTGCCAATATATTGAATGCCACATTTGTTCGCCCTGCAACCTTCTATCTTAATGGGTTTTCCAACATCCCTCATGCTAAGTATTActatgtttttttgtgcttcaTCTATATCATGACAGTTCTTGGGAATAGTTTCCTAATCACATTGATTTACCTGGTCAAGACACTTCATACTCCTAAATACATGATTGTGTTTAACCTGGCTTTGACAGATTTGTGTGGGAGCACTGCTCTCATTCCCAAAGTCTTAGacacctttttgtttgacagGAGGTACATTGTCTATGAAGCTTGTTTAAGTTATATGTTCTTTGTTTGGTTCTTTGCATTTGTGCAGTCATGGACACTTGTCACCATGTCTTATGACAGGATTATTGCAATTTGCCTCCCTTTGAGGTACCATAATATCATAACTAAATCAGCTGTTGCATCCATTCTGCTCTTTGTGTGGGTTTTTTCATTGGCTTTTTTAGCAGTAGTTGTTGGGCTACTTAATCGCCTCTCCTTCTGTGGATCTTTGGTGGTAGAAAGCTTTTTCTGTGACCATGGACCTTTATATCATCTGGCTTGTAATGATAcaactgtaaattatataaTTGCAAAACTTGTGATTATTATAATCATGTTTCTTCCTTTAATATTGATAGCATCTACATATGTTTGCATTGCCATAGCGCTGAGCAGGATTGCATCAGGAGTAGAACGACTCAAAGCATTGAAAACTTGTACTTCTCACTTGATTCTTGTGGCTCTTTTCTTCCTACCACTCGTGGGCACCAACATAGCTGCAATGACCTCCTACATCCATCCTAATGCCAGGATCTTCAACTCTACTATGACACACACCATACCAGCTCTGCTCAATCCGATTATAtactctttaaaaacagaagaagtgcTGAAGTCTATCAGGAAactcaataaaaacaacaggctgaggaagaaaacattttgcacaaaGGTTTCCTCATTATAA
- the LOC113171130 gene encoding olfactory receptor 51F2-like has product MGLEEKTAIKLNSTFVRPAMFYVNGFSNIPHAKYYYVFMCFIYIMTVLGNSFLITLIYLVKTLHTPKYIIVFNLALTDLCGSTALIPKVLDTFLFDRRYIVYEACLSYMFFVWFFAFVQSWTLVTMAYDRFISICFPLRYHNIVTNPVVAASLLFVWVFSLSFLALLVGLIDRLSFCGSLVIQSFFCDHGPVYYLACNDTSLNTIIGILGFIIIICIPLVVIALTYVCIAIALSRIASGVERLKALKTCTSHLILVAIFFLPLIGTNLVVMTIYIHPNARIINSTLTHTIPALLNPIIYSLKTEEVLNSIRKLSKNNRFKNLAFYQKMLLLCLLR; this is encoded by the coding sequence ATGGGCTTAGAAGAGAAAACTGCAATCAAATTAAATTCTACATTTGTTCGACCTGCAATGTTCTATGTTAATGGGTTTTCCAACATCCCTCATGCTAAGTATTACTATGTTTTCATGTGCTTCATCTATATCATGACAGTTCTTGGTAATAGCTTCCTTATCACATTGATTTACCTGGTCAAGACTCTTCATACTCCTAAATACATCATCGTGTTTAACCTGGCTTTGACAGATTTGTGTGGGAGCACTGCTCTCATCCCCAAAGTCTTAGACACATTCCTGTTTGACAGGAGATACATTGTCTATGAAGCTTGTTTAAGTTATATGTTCTTTGTTTGGTTCTTTGCATTTGTGCAGTCATGGACACTTGTCACTATGGCTTATGACAGGTTCATTTCAATTTGCTTCCCTTTAAGGTACCATAATATTGTAACTAATCCGGTTGTTGCTGCCAGTTTGCTCTTTGTCTGGGTTTTTTCATTGAGTTTTTTAGCACTTCTTGTTGGGCTAATTGATCGCCTTTCTTTCTGTGGATCTTTGGTGATACAAAGCTTTTTCTGTGATCATGGACCAGTATATTATCTGGCCTGTAATGATACATCTCTAAATACCATAATTGGAATTCTTGGCTTTATTATAATCATTTGCATTCCTCTAGTAGTAATAGCACTAACATATGTTTGCATTGCCATAGCGCTGAGCAGGATTGCGTCAGGAGTAGAACGACTCAAAGCATTGAAAACTTGTACTTCTCACTTGATTCTTGTGGCTATTTTCTTCCTACCACTTATTGGCACCAACTTAGTTGTAATGACCATCTACATCCATCCTAATGCCAGGATCATCAACTCTACTTTGACACACACCATACCAGCTCTGCTCAATCCAATCATATACTctttaaagacagaagaagtgcTGAACTCTATCAGAAAACTTTCTAAAAACAATAGGTTCAAGAACTTAGCCTTTTACCAAAAGATGCTCTTATTATGCCTGTTGCgttaa